The proteins below come from a single Branchiostoma floridae strain S238N-H82 chromosome 5, Bfl_VNyyK, whole genome shotgun sequence genomic window:
- the LOC118415993 gene encoding choline monooxygenase, chloroplastic-like, whose protein sequence is MFRKTVLVSCRLAGRRFRSSVVAPSTTDAYVAEEVQKFCTETPVERATTPPSSWFTDPAIYGLEKRTVFKWNWVAVGRTDQVASPGQYFTGVVGDEPFLVVRDKSNILRGFFNVCRHHAAILAGEDEGTADAFTCCYHGWTYGLDGRLTKAMRLRGIQNFSARNFGLKPMAVKAWGPLVLVRPDGQENGTDFETQVMSLKAQLDELGFTSGLRFVERRRYHVNCNWKVVLDNYLDGGYHVEYLHRNLASNLSIDTYRTEVQDLFSVQTCSGSGEDDQSMTRQRIGKTSIYGCVYPNLMINRYGPWLDTNIALPLTHNTTEVIYDYWLAEDFAQTMGETELQEFVQTSLRESDQVQQEDTFICERVQKGLKSSAYDVGRYAPRVEMADHAFHLKLASDLKQGVRTNEQANGIAVPCMF, encoded by the exons ATGTTTAGAAAAACCGTTCTGGTGTCTTGTCGACTCGCGGGAAGACGTTTCCGCAGCTCGGTTGTGGCTCCGTCGACCACCGACGCTTACGTCGCCGAGGAAGTTCAGAAGTTTTGCACAGAGACCCCCGTCGAACGTGCGACAACTCCCCCTTCAAGTTG GTTCACAGACCCTGCGATCTATGGACTCGAGAAGAGGACCGTTTTCAAGTGGAACTGGGTTGCTGTAGGCAGAACAGACCAGGTAGCCTCACCGGGACAATACTTTACAG GGGTTGTCGGGGACGAACCTTTCCTTGTGGTGAGAGACAAGTCCAACATCCTccgcgggttctttaacgtgtgcCGACACCATGCCGCCATCCTGGCGGGGGAGGACGAGGGCACGGCCGACGCATTCACCTGCTGCTACCACGGCTGGACCTACGGGCTGGACGGCAGACTCACCAAGGCCATGCGACTACGCGGGATCCAGAACTTCTCCGCCAGAAACTTTGGACTGAAGCCGATGGCAGTGAAGGCGTGGGGCCCACTCGTCCTTGTGCGTCCGGACGGACAGGAAAATG GGACTGACTTTGAGACCCAAGTGATGTCCTTGAAAGCGCAGCTGGATGAGCTCGGCTTCACCTCCGGGCTCCGGTTCGTGGAACGCCGCCGGTACCACGTCAACTGTAACTGGAAGGTGGTGCTGGACAACTACCTGGACGGAGGGTACCACGTGGAGTACCTGCACAGGAACCTGGCGTCCAACCTGAGCATCGACACGTACCGCACGGAGGTGCAGGACCTGTTCTCTGTGCAGACGTGCTCCGGCAGCGGGGAGGACGACCAGTCCATGACGAGACAGCGCATCGGGAAGACGTCGATCTACGGCTGTGTTTATCCCAACCTGATGATCAACAGGTACGGGCCTTGGCTGGACACTAACATCGCTCTGCCGCTGACTCACAACACAACAGAAGTCATCTACGACTACTGGCTCGCCGAAGACTTCGCACAGACGATGGGAGAGACGGAACTGCAGGAGTTTGTGCAGACGAGCTTGAGAGAGAGCGATCAAGTCCAACAGGAGGACACCTTCATCTGTGAGCGCGTTCAGAAAGGCCTCAAGTCGTCTGCTTATGACGTCGGCAGGTATGCGCCACGTGTGGAGATGGCGGACCACGCCTTCCACCTGAAACTGGCGTCGGATTTGAAACAAGGCGTTCGCACAAACGAACAGGCGAATGGAATTGCCGTACCCTGCATGTTCTGA